The Aethina tumida isolate Nest 87 chromosome 6, icAetTumi1.1, whole genome shotgun sequence genome has a segment encoding these proteins:
- the LOC109608099 gene encoding proto-oncogene tyrosine-protein kinase LCK — translation MAYPNGQNQTPPRCYCMMKTLLGVIYDNPEYHRKLYYKQVSGSIKKGKRILAHIKSDITKQCTIADNQHELLRIKYETALPTCLQEKLFKLDNLFITDKILDSSIHNVIVFGTLNKGTHIIEVAVKMKLWEFDVVETEVSAMRALIHPNVMPLIGLNLEHGIILTEYMRNGTLQNVCTTMQSTHQLFKYIYDVINGLKYIHGKKFIHRDLEISNVFVDDNYRCRIGDLENAVYLGNSLAYIQKGKFVQSYHCPKEAFEYQVFSYASDIYSLAYLMMVVLLSPNIKESAKKYYLMSELEKVSNTERCPGNIFQIVMKALSLDPQNRPTIEDFYNVVESVLNPNNNVYITIE, via the exons aTGGCATACCCAAACGGGCAAAACCAGACACCACCTCGGTGCTACTGTATGATGAAAACTCTTCTAGGTGTCATATATGATAATCCTGAATATCAtaggaaattatattataagcaGGTTTCTGGCAGTATAAAAAAGGGGAAAAGAATACTTGCTCACATCAAGAG tgacATCACCAAGCAATGCACCATTGCAGACAATCAACatgaattattaagaattaaatatgaaa CAGCCCTTCCCACTTGTTTGCaagaaaaactgtttaaattggacaacttgttTATCACTGACAAAATTTTGGATTCAAGCATACataatgttattgtttttggTACACTTAACAAAGGCACTCACATAATTGAGGTGGCTGTTAAAATGAAGTTGTGGGAGTTCGACGTAGTCGAGACGGAAGTTTCTGCGATGCGTGCCCTAATCCATCCAAATGTCATGCCTCTTATTGGCCTTAATTTGGAACATGGTATAATTCTCACTGAGTACATGAGAAATGGAACTTTGCAGAATGTGTGCACT ACAATGCAAAGCACACATCaactattcaaatatatttatgatgtAATTAATGGACTCAAATACATCCATGGCAAAAAGTTCATTCACAGAGATTTggaaatttcaaatgtatttGTTGATGATAACTATAGATGTAGGATTGGAGATTTGGAAAATGCTGTTTATTTAGGCAATTCACTAGCATATATTCAGAAAGGG aaatttgttcAGAGTTATCATTGTCCAAAGGAAGCCTTTGAATACCAAGTATTTTCGTATGCAAGCGATATTTACAGCTTAGCATATTTGATGATGGTAGTTTTGTTGTCTCCTAATATCAAAGAATccgcaaaaaaatattatttgatgtcTGAGTTGGA GAAGGTTTCTAATACAGAAAGATGTCCAGGCAACATATTTCAGATTGTTATGAAAGCATTATCACTCGATCCACAAAATAGGCCAACCATAGAAGATTTTTACAATGTGGTTGAATcagtattaaat cctaataataatgtatacatcACTATAGAGTAG
- the LOC126264145 gene encoding proto-oncogene tyrosine-protein kinase LCK-like, translating into MAYPNGQNQTPPRCYCMMKTLLGVIYDNPEYHRKLYYKQVSGSIKKGKRILAHIKSDITKQCTIADNQHELLRIKYETALPTCLQEKLFKLDNLFITDKILDSSIHNVIVFGTLNRGTHIIEVAVKMKLWEFDVVETEVSAMRALTHPNVMPVIGLNLEHGIILTEYMRNGTLQNVCTTMQSTNQLFKYIYDVINGLKYIHGKKFIHRDLEISNVFVDDNYRCRIGDLENAVYLGNSLVYIQKGKFVQSYHCPKEAFEYQVFSYASDIYSLAYLMMEVLLSPNVKESAKKSYLMSELEKVSKSERCPGNIFQIVMKALSPNPQNRPTIVDFYNVVESLLNF; encoded by the exons aTGGCATACCCAAACGGGCAAAACCAGACACCACCTCGGTGCTACTGTATGATGAAAACTCTTCTAGGTGTCATATATGATAATCCGGAATATCAtaggaaattatattataagcaGGTTTCTGGCAGTATAAAAAAGGGGAAAAGAATACTTGCTCACATCAAGAG tgACATCACCAAGCAATGCACCATTGCAGACAATCAACatgaattattaagaattaaatatgaaa CAGCCCTTCCCACTTGTTTACaagaaaaactgtttaaattggacaacttgttTATCACTGACAAAATTTTGGATTCAAGCATACACaatgttattgtttttggTACACTTAACAGAGGCACTCACATAATTGAGGTGGCTGTTAAAATGAAGTTGTGGGAGTTCGACGTAGTCGAGACGGAAGTTTCTGCGATGCGTGCCCTAACCCATCCGAATGTCATGCCTGTTATTGGCCTTAATTTGGAACATGGTATAATTCTCACTGAGTACATGAGAAATGGAACTTTGCAGAATGTGTGCACT ACAATGCAAAGCACAAATCaactattcaaatatatttatgatgtAATTAATGGACTCAAATACATCCATGGCAAAAAGTTCATTCACAGAGATTTggaaatttcaaatgtatttGTTGATGATAACTATAGATGTAGGATTGGAGATTTGGAAAATGCTGTTTATTTAGGCAATTCACTAGTATATATTCAGAAAggg aaatttgttcAGAGTTATCATTGTCCAAAGGAGGCCTTTGAGTACCAAGTATTTTCGTATGCAAGCGACATTTACAGCTTAGCGTATTTGATGATGGAAGTTTTGTTGTCTCCTAATGTCAAAGAATCCgcaaaaaaatcttatttgatGTCTGAGTTAGA gAAGGTTTCTAAGTCAGAAAGATGTCCAGGCAACATATTTCAGATTGTTATGAAAGCATTATCACCCAATCCACAAAATAGGCCAACCATAGTAGATTTTTACAATGTGGTTgaatcattattaaat TTTTag